One region of Lusitaniella coriacea LEGE 07157 genomic DNA includes:
- a CDS encoding FAD-binding oxidoreductase, translated as MIAKSINWDAIITELAGMEVITNANQLEKLSLDYYHFSPILQPQLANKRGNLVVRPKQEEEVKRVVQTCVRHQIPLTVRGAGTGNYGQCIPLEGGIILDTTSMNAIRWIRGDVACVEPGVKIIDLDREAKTQGWELRMYPSTYRSATIGGFIGGGSGGIGSITYGQLRDRGNVLAAKVMTMEDPPQRLELRGDDVQKVNHAYGTNGIITELEIALAPAYPWADTIVVFDEFMQAARFGQALSDADGLLKKLVCICADPIPSYFTPLKSHLPTGKHCALLMVAESSLEGLQDLIQEYGGEQTYCRTAQQPQKGLSLPEFTWNHTTLHARSIDPTLTYLQTFFFNLEIVEEMYRHFGDEVPMHLEFLRVGGKAIPAGLQLVRFTTEERLNEIIRYHEERGALIANPHTYILEDGGRKVINPLQLAFKEKVDPNGLMNPGKMRAWLERK; from the coding sequence ATGATCGCTAAATCCATCAATTGGGATGCAATTATTACCGAACTCGCGGGAATGGAAGTCATCACCAACGCCAACCAACTCGAAAAACTCTCCCTCGACTACTACCATTTCAGCCCCATCCTACAACCCCAACTCGCGAATAAGCGCGGGAACCTCGTCGTTCGTCCCAAGCAGGAAGAGGAGGTAAAACGAGTTGTACAGACTTGCGTTCGGCATCAAATCCCCCTCACCGTTCGCGGTGCGGGAACGGGAAATTACGGTCAATGTATCCCCTTAGAAGGCGGCATAATCCTCGATACCACCTCCATGAATGCAATCCGTTGGATTCGCGGGGACGTTGCTTGCGTGGAACCAGGGGTTAAAATTATTGACTTAGATCGAGAAGCGAAAACTCAAGGGTGGGAGTTGCGAATGTATCCCTCAACTTACCGCAGTGCAACCATTGGCGGGTTTATTGGCGGGGGAAGCGGAGGAATTGGTTCGATTACTTACGGTCAATTGCGCGATCGCGGAAACGTATTAGCCGCTAAAGTGATGACAATGGAAGACCCCCCGCAACGCCTCGAACTGCGCGGCGACGACGTACAGAAAGTCAACCACGCCTACGGAACCAACGGCATCATCACCGAACTAGAAATCGCCCTCGCCCCTGCCTACCCTTGGGCGGACACAATCGTTGTGTTTGACGAGTTCATGCAAGCCGCGCGATTTGGTCAAGCCCTCAGCGATGCAGACGGATTGCTCAAAAAGTTAGTTTGCATTTGTGCAGATCCCATTCCCTCCTATTTCACCCCCCTCAAATCCCACCTTCCTACGGGGAAACATTGCGCCTTGCTGATGGTTGCGGAGTCTAGTTTGGAAGGACTTCAGGACTTAATTCAAGAATATGGCGGCGAGCAAACCTACTGCCGAACCGCTCAACAGCCACAAAAAGGACTCAGTTTACCTGAATTTACCTGGAATCATACCACCCTCCACGCTCGCAGCATCGATCCCACCCTCACCTACTTACAAACCTTTTTCTTTAACCTTGAAATCGTAGAGGAAATGTATCGGCATTTTGGCGATGAAGTCCCCATGCACCTAGAATTCTTGCGCGTTGGCGGCAAAGCCATCCCCGCCGGATTACAACTGGTTCGCTTCACCACAGAGGAACGCCTCAACGAAATTATTCGCTATCACGAAGAACGCGGCGCGCTTATTGCTAATCCCCACACCTATATCTTGGAAGATGGGGGACGAAAAGTTATCAATCCCTTACAACTCGCCTTTAAAGAAAAAGTCGATCCCAACGGGTTGATGAATCCGGGTAAAATGCGCGCGTGGTTAGAACGAAAATAA
- a CDS encoding reverse transcriptase family protein produces the protein MSDSPRTRQELYDRVRQVGREQFVLEEMIRFGFWPAQGEIPNDPADEIRRKSELRQELNKLRQESRTLQDEQAARRRLLKQRLAESRRKRQEAKERRERERQERAEAWQERQEREIVYLGEGVSAGLNDCEENSERLASRGLPSLPTAEHIAAAMGISIGQLRFLAFNRKTSTHTHYIRFKIPKKTGGERLISSPMPKLKAVQHWILSHILERVEVDDAAHGFRRDRSIVTNAQPHVGADVVINRDLKDFFPTISYKRVKGIFRSFGYAEATATILALLCTEADTTAVELDGKTYYVALGERHLPQGSPASPAISNILCRRLDKRLRAMANELEFTYTRYADDLTFSASGESLRYICNVLRRSESIVTHEGFAIHPEKTRVLRRKSSQLEVTGIVVNEFLNCDRATLKRFRATLFQIERDGFEGKHWGNSTDALASVQGFANFVAMVNPEKGKKFQEQIQRIKTKWLTPEPSTTTGIIVECYKQGSKLKVRVVSPGYNPDWNVQFPRNLREEGARFRVEEIRETAKGGFYRVVGDIEKID, from the coding sequence ATGTCCGATTCCCCTCGCACTCGCCAAGAACTCTACGATCGCGTTCGCCAAGTAGGCAGAGAACAATTTGTCCTCGAAGAGATGATTCGCTTTGGGTTTTGGCCTGCCCAAGGGGAAATTCCCAACGATCCGGCAGACGAGATTCGGCGTAAAAGCGAACTGCGACAAGAATTGAATAAATTGCGCCAAGAAAGTCGCACGCTTCAGGACGAACAAGCGGCACGTAGGCGACTATTGAAGCAACGCCTCGCGGAATCGCGCCGCAAGCGTCAGGAGGCAAAAGAACGGCGGGAGAGAGAACGGCAAGAACGGGCAGAGGCTTGGCAGGAACGCCAAGAACGAGAGATCGTTTATCTAGGGGAAGGGGTATCAGCGGGACTGAATGATTGCGAGGAAAACTCAGAACGTTTAGCCTCTCGCGGACTGCCTTCTCTCCCCACCGCAGAACACATTGCCGCTGCAATGGGAATTTCCATCGGACAATTGCGTTTCCTCGCTTTCAATCGCAAAACCTCAACACATACCCACTACATCCGTTTCAAAATTCCTAAAAAAACTGGCGGAGAACGGCTGATTTCCTCGCCGATGCCCAAGTTGAAGGCGGTACAGCATTGGATTTTGAGTCATATTTTAGAACGGGTTGAAGTGGATGATGCCGCCCACGGATTTCGGCGCGATCGCTCGATTGTCACCAACGCACAACCTCATGTTGGGGCAGATGTCGTCATTAATCGCGATTTGAAGGACTTTTTTCCCACCATTTCCTACAAGCGGGTTAAAGGGATATTTCGCTCTTTTGGCTACGCTGAAGCCACTGCAACGATTCTTGCCCTCCTTTGTACGGAGGCGGATACAACCGCAGTGGAATTGGATGGAAAAACCTATTATGTCGCCCTAGGAGAACGTCATTTGCCCCAAGGTTCCCCTGCTTCTCCCGCAATCAGTAATATCCTCTGTCGCCGTCTCGATAAGCGATTGCGGGCAATGGCGAATGAGTTGGAGTTTACTTACACCCGCTACGCCGACGATTTGACCTTTTCTGCTTCTGGGGAGAGTTTGCGCTATATCTGCAATGTTCTCCGCCGCAGCGAGTCGATTGTTACCCACGAAGGCTTTGCAATTCATCCGGAGAAAACCCGCGTTCTGCGCCGTAAGTCCAGCCAGCTTGAGGTGACGGGGATTGTGGTTAATGAATTTCTCAACTGCGATCGCGCGACCTTAAAACGCTTTCGTGCCACCCTATTTCAAATCGAACGAGATGGGTTTGAGGGAAAACATTGGGGCAATTCTACAGACGCACTTGCATCTGTTCAAGGATTTGCTAATTTTGTGGCAATGGTTAACCCTGAAAAGGGCAAGAAATTTCAAGAACAAATTCAACGGATTAAAACCAAATGGCTGACTCCCGAACCCAGCACAACAACGGGGATTATTGTTGAATGTTACAAACAAGGCAGTAAATTAAAAGTTCGGGTCGTCTCTCCCGGTTACAATCCCGATTGGAACGTACAATTTCCCCGCAATTTGCGCGAAGAAGGGGCGCGTTTTCGAGTTGAAGAAATTCGCGAAACGGCAAAGGGCGGTTTTTATCGCGTTGTTGGGGATATTGAGAAAATTGATTAA
- the mltA gene encoding murein transglycosylase A, which translates to MRKQIIVAILSLTIVPLFLYGWGKLLERETTAGKPSVRDLLKSLQQPEKPKVKAPIPHWKPEEKETLQPIAGEKVKEPNLGLDEQLWGETGDRAELLKAIDRSLQYLDSEAAVAAYKNYPVEGITRDRVQKSLQRFRELAVASQSPEQLQEQVKREFTFYQSVGRDRKGDVLFSAYFEPIYPASRQRTEEYRYPIYRSPSGLASWKRPHPTREELEGEDGLKTHPKLKGSELFWLRDRWQAYTIHIQGSARLQLTDGTETTVGYAGNTRQDYTSIGWELAEDGKLPLEAITMPLIREYFAQNPQELNDYLTRDRSFVFFSENRGKPASGSIGVTLAPERAIATDKSLMPPGALALIHTTLPFPGANGTMEEQTISRYVLDQDAGGAIKGAGRVDYFLGAGKIAEERAGVTRSQGQLYYLLLNEKS; encoded by the coding sequence ATGAGAAAGCAAATTATTGTCGCGATTTTAAGTTTGACGATCGTTCCGCTATTCCTTTACGGTTGGGGCAAGTTGTTGGAGCGAGAAACGACGGCGGGAAAACCTTCTGTACGAGATTTGCTCAAGTCGCTTCAACAGCCGGAAAAGCCTAAAGTCAAAGCTCCAATACCCCATTGGAAGCCGGAAGAGAAAGAAACCTTGCAACCGATCGCGGGGGAGAAAGTTAAAGAGCCAAATTTAGGCTTAGACGAGCAACTTTGGGGAGAAACGGGCGATCGCGCGGAACTTTTGAAGGCGATCGATCGCAGCTTGCAGTATTTGGATTCAGAGGCGGCGGTGGCGGCGTATAAAAACTATCCGGTTGAGGGGATTACGCGCGATCGCGTTCAAAAAAGTCTACAACGTTTTCGAGAGTTAGCCGTTGCGTCCCAATCCCCCGAACAACTCCAGGAACAGGTGAAGCGGGAATTTACGTTTTATCAATCCGTGGGGCGCGATCGCAAGGGAGATGTTCTCTTCAGCGCCTATTTTGAACCGATTTATCCCGCAAGTCGTCAGCGTACTGAGGAATATCGCTATCCCATTTATCGTTCTCCTTCGGGTTTAGCCTCCTGGAAGCGTCCCCATCCCACCCGCGAGGAATTAGAGGGAGAGGACGGTTTGAAGACTCACCCCAAGCTGAAAGGATCGGAGTTATTTTGGTTGCGCGATCGCTGGCAAGCTTATACGATTCACATTCAAGGTTCGGCGCGACTCCAACTCACCGACGGAACGGAAACCACGGTGGGTTATGCGGGAAATACGCGCCAGGATTATACGAGTATTGGGTGGGAACTCGCTGAGGATGGGAAACTTCCCCTAGAAGCCATTACGATGCCTCTGATTCGCGAGTATTTTGCCCAGAATCCCCAGGAATTGAACGATTATTTGACGCGCGATCGCAGTTTTGTTTTTTTCAGCGAAAACCGGGGGAAACCCGCTTCTGGTAGTATTGGCGTGACGTTAGCTCCAGAGCGCGCGATCGCGACAGATAAATCCTTAATGCCACCCGGTGCATTAGCTCTCATTCACACGACCCTGCCCTTTCCTGGGGCAAATGGGACGATGGAGGAGCAAACCATCAGCCGCTACGTTCTCGACCAAGATGCTGGGGGTGCAATTAAAGGTGCGGGTCGCGTGGACTATTTTCTCGGTGCGGGGAAAATAGCAGAAGAACGCGCCGGAGTCACGCGCAGTCAAGGACAGTTGTATTACCTTTTGCTCAACGAAAAATCTTGA